The Festucalex cinctus isolate MCC-2025b chromosome 10, RoL_Fcin_1.0, whole genome shotgun sequence region aatgtgatgaaattgtTAACCTACTTGTCGCCCACTTATCcttattttattcaaataaaatcaGTATTGAAACAAGGAAATTACATTGTATAAATATTGTGTGTCGAAGCGACACGAGCAACAACTCTCTCACGTTTGCCTTCTGTATCTTACTACGATGCAGATGGATTGTACATCGTGTAGCATGTTTCGCTATAGCGCCCCCAGGACTGGCGGGCCAGCATAACAAATGGTCTCATATCTTTGATATtgatagattttattttattgtaatgttcTGCAAAGGTTATAACAAGCAATAACTCACGCTAAGCAGAAACGTTGCCAAGCCATTACAACTGTGTTTTGAACGGAATGTTGATTTGGTTCATTTTGTTCTCGTAGTCCTTGTCAAATTCTGCTGACTGgtcaggggtaaaatgatttttCCAATCAGCAACTTCTCCTGTTGAGGATAAAACAGACACACTAGTTTGTTAAATtatgttgacaaatattaattaaaatttatttcaaGTGTTAAAATTGTAGAATGAAGAACTGTGATGGAAATGGCCCGTGATAGGAAAGATCCCCATCCCCGTTTAAGAGAGCTTGAAGAAAAAAGATGGTTATTGTTTCAATGCTCTTGTAAAATTTGgtttaaatatttacagtagCTTTATTGAGGTTTtatggctacaaaaaaaaaaaaaaaaaaagttgaatgacCTTTTCTCATGAAGCTGGAGATAGAAGTAAAAATCTCTATGGGAACGAAGGTGTAATTCGTCATTggattttccttcttcttccgtCCTTGTTCTTGAAGGTGGTGTGGGCCACAATGccgttgatgatgtcatcagaaAGGGACAAGTCCAGGTATCTCATGATTCGCGTCACTTCACGCCATGGATTCTGGGTGGGCGGGCAAAGTGAACAAAACAGAGACAATTTTGCACACATAATTACTGTATTGTTTATGTCAAGGCTTGTAAGACGTTCACGGTTTCCTTCCATCCACAACCTGTAAATTCCTGGCAAGCATAAATACCAATTTAGCACTTTACTTgattagggtgaccagattttctaaattaaaattatttaacaaatttaattgCTGGTCAATCTGGTGGTTGTTTTAtcgctttagctaatgctaacttggttgacagttcaacagcactaAACAAGTCAACGCACTTGCCATTATTCAACCTTTTTTTGCTCTGTCCCGGCATccattggaagctggctgtgtcGTTTACCTCACACCTGTCCCACATTGGAAATATACCACCAGAAAAGATCTGCTTGCACTGGGTCTGACCGGCGATCGCAGCATTAGAATTTGTAGGACTACATGTCCCATGACTCTTAGACACAAAAGCAGTTGGGAGAGGTCACTACCTCTTTTCTCGCTCCTCCCAGTAACCTTTCACATGATCGTACCAGGAGCCATATCCCACTGCAGAGACTTCATTGTACTTACATTCTGCATGCATGAACTTTTGGATGTAGCCCTCCCAGGACCCAGGGACGGGGCTGGTCATATTCATTTGATTAAAGTAGTAGAAGCTCACCAGGGTGTCCTTAGCATTGCGCGCAATGTAGATTCTCTTTAAAAACATCACATTCATAAATCATCAGGCACCAGTCTATAATTGCCATCCATGCTGGTGCATGGCCCCATCAACTTACTTTGTATTCGTTTTCCCCAAACCCAGCTGGAAGCAGCTGAAGTGGCAGATGTGTCTTAATGACTCTTAGGTGATCCAATTTCTTCAGGATTTCAATACCTGATGATTACAGAAAAAACATGCTCGTGACAGGAGATATGGCCGTGTCCTACATCCACTTTAATTTGAATCTAAAGtgtcactgtctatttaagccaaaccgagaagtgtgtgtttgtcggattattacctcggttcctctgtgcatctccacagcccaaggggacTTGGCGTCTCAtctcgtcaagtttgttctacgcctcttgatgttatgcgaataaagagttaaaatcttatttgcgtctgcgcttttgggatccaacctcagaacataacaatatggtgcccaaagcactttacaatGCCTCACATTTACCCATGCACGCGCACATTCACACCAGTGGTCGGCTGCTGCCATGCAGGGTGCTGCCAGGTCCACTGCGAGCAAATCAGGTTGTGCTTGTTTAGTGTGATGGCAAAAGTGGATACGAATCTCCCAtatagtggaagagcatttaatcCATCTGCCTCTTATACATCACTGTCATAGGTGGATGGAGATATCGTTTGGAATAAATAATTTTTGAACCGGTTACATGAAACTGAATAATTTCACACTGCAGACCTCATGATCTCTCGCCACATTAACATGCCGTGAcacagtggttgggaatcactggccTAGAGTGACTTGCAAAATACAGGATGTAACCCAACACCCTAAAAGTGCAACAATAAAGCAATATTGTTGCACCATGAGAGGCATCTTGTAACTATTAAAAACAATCTCAGagataacatttttcatgcttttttttttttaattgaatcccaAATGTGCATTTATAATTCAATTAGTTGCATaagaatgagattttttttatcatttggacTGGCAGACAGCCTGGTTACAAGACACACCATTCTGAGGGATTATACAAGAGGCATAGGTGCGTAGGTCAAACGGTTTGGGGTTGCTTGGCCACTCTTGCAAGGGGAACATCTCTCCATTCTGTGGTTTTGTGTTTGGTTCACTCCACTGTGAATTTCCTTCTTCAAAATCCCACTAGAAAATAAGGAGATGTCCATATAAAATCACTGAGAATCGGCATAGAGTGAATGACTGTCAAACATACATTTTGTATCCAACTCTCAACCAATAATAGAGATGTTCTTAATACAGGTGCCACCTCTATGCAAAATTTGACTGAAATCAATCAATTTTTGTATCCTGTAGCGTTAACTAACAAAACAACCAACAAACTGTAACTTTGCCTTATCAGTCTGCTTCTTTGATATCTTTAGCAGTTACAGGAATACTTTTGCttgttttaactcaattttaaatCAATGTAACATCTTCTGAGATGAATTGCAGTCACTCAGTTTCAAATCAACCTATTAAGATCATTTGAATAAACCAAAATGATTCACAAACCAAGGTGTCCTCAAAACAATACCATAAGCATAAAATTAACTTTTCTACATGAAAGTTGAACTAAAATACAGGAAAAGCTCGACATCAATTCATTtgctagatcaggggtgtccaaactttttaatttgagggccacatacagaaaatcagaaggacgcaagggccacataatgttaggaagagaaattgtgtttagtcctaaaaattgtacaaataatttatttgtgcttttgcatattaagAAAAATGCTAAAGTATATAAACCCATTTATTTGGAATATGGTAGtagggttgttatagttttggaatttttcattttagttagtttttattagcattcagggTGGTTCCGTTATtaatttagttctttaaaaatgcttagttttagtttagtttgttagtttcagtattagtattagttgttgttttttttttaaacgtgtattacttgtgcgcaatatttaaaaaacaccatgggagaacgtcatctgaagatgcttttctattggctgctgctagatgacatcacttctgtgtgacatactttcaaacgtcattattacgggttatatcaaaataaatctactaaaaatcacatttaaaatcatccccaaaggctcatgcattaaattaattaccaaagactaaaatgaaggacatttgctataattatagttagttttagttagttttgtaaacataaaatgtagtttcagttagttttcgttttttaaagagcattttcgtttttattttattttggtaaaaatattgttttttggattttaggtttttcattagttttagatgaataaaataacctttaatgacaCCTGTTTgtcaataccctcccttcttactttgaccatctccaaacatttttgctttgtttattttatttgagtcaaatgccatttttagcatatgtcgcgggccactgaaaaatggatggcgggccgcaaatggcccctggtctgtagtttggacaccactgtgttAGTTGCGAGGGTGTATGCTCAAAAGTGATTTGCAACCACCTGCTAGCATAAAAGCGCTATATGGACACTCGCTATCACAATGCTTTAGCACTCAAGTTGGCACTTATTAGCTTCCTGGTAAATCCttcttgtttaaaaacaaacaaacaaaaaaacactaataaaaatatttattatagacagttttaagtaaaaaaaaaatttctcccCCAGGCTACCGGTATATGTCGCTCCGGAGTCTCAGCAATTTCTCATGCAGGaggaaaaacaaactgaaaaacaAGACAACAGTATCGCACGGACTCATACCATTGTCATTGTGACCAAAGGTGGAATCCTGGTCGCTTTTTGCACCTTTTGGTAGTGTAAATAGCAGATCCGTGCATGCCTGCACGCTATGCTAGTGAACTACTTTTCAAGTTGTAACAGTATAAATCGCATGAATGACCAAAAATTGTGACTT contains the following coding sequences:
- the LOC144027189 gene encoding sulfotransferase 1B1-like gives rise to the protein MRRQVPLGCGDAQRNRGIEILKKLDHLRVIKTHLPLQLLPAGFGENEYKRIYIARNAKDTLVSFYYFNQMNMTSPVPGSWEGYIQKFMHAECKYNEVSAVGYGSWYDHVKEQGRKKKENPMTNYTFVPIEIFTSISSFMRKGEVADWKNHFTPDQSAEFDKDYENKMNQINIPFKTQL